One segment of Primulina tabacum isolate GXHZ01 chromosome 6, ASM2559414v2, whole genome shotgun sequence DNA contains the following:
- the LOC142548749 gene encoding laccase-12-like, whose product MVENSKPFCSFLLYLGLYLLSTSAMPKTNATVHYHDFVVQATPVKRLCKTHNSITVNGMYPGPTLEVNNGDTLVISVVNRARYNVTIHWHGVRQIRTGWADGPEFVTQCPIRPGGSYTYRFTIQEQEGTLWWHAHSSWLRATVYGALIIRPKKGDSYPFAKPKRETNLLLGEWWDANPIDVVREATRTGGTPNVSDAFTINGQPGDLYNCSKKDTLIVPVDSGETNLLRVVNSALNQQLFFQVANHKLTVVAADASYVKPFTTSVLMLGPGQTTDVLITADQAPARYYIAARAYASAQGAPFDNTTTTAILEYKSAPCPAKGVSVKPIMPILPAFNDTATATAFTSSFRSPRQVPVPTDIDENLFITAGLGLNNCPPGSRPRNCQGPNGTRFAASMNNISFQLPSTFSLLQAHQQGIRGVFTSDFPKNPPLKFDYTGNVSRSIWQPIPGTKVYRLKYGATVQVVLQGTNIFTSENHPIHLHGYDFYILAEGFGNFNPRKDTAKFNLIDPPLRNTASLPVGGWTVIRFVADNPGVWLFHCHLDVHINWGLAMAFLVENGVGELETLEHPPADLPVC is encoded by the exons ATGGTGGAAAACAGTAAACCTTTTTGCTCTTTCCTGCTCTACTTAGGCCTCTATCTCCTTTCTACAAGCGCAATGCCGAAAACTAATGCAACAGTTCATTACCATGATTTTGTT GTGCAAGCAACACCAGTGAAAAGGCTGTGCAAAACTCACAACTCAATTACGGTGAATGGGATGTATCCCGGACCAACATTAGAAGTAAACAATGGTGACACTCTAGTGATCAGCGTGGTTAACAGAGCACGTTACAATGTCACGATTCACTG GCATGGAGTGAGGCAAATAAGGACTGGATGGGCCGATGGACCTGAATTTGTGACACAGTGTCCTATCAGACCAGGAGGGAGTTACACGTACCGTTTCACAATCCAAGAACAAGAAGGTACTCTCTGGTGGCATGCGCACAGTTCTTGGCTCAGGGCTACTGTGTATGGCGCGTTGATCATCCGTCCAAAAAAAGGGGATTCGTATCCTTTTGCTAAGCCAAAGCGCGAAACAAATCTGCTTCTTG GCGAGTGGTGGGACGCCAACCCTATCGATGTTGTAAGAGAAGCTACAAGAACAGGAGGGACTCCGAATGTGTCCGATGCTTTCACCATAAATGGTCAACCTGGGGATCTTTACAACTGCTCCAAGAAAG ATACATTAATAGTTCCAGTGGACTCTGGCGAGACGAATCTTCTCAGGGTAGTAAATTCCGCACTTAACCAACAACTTTTCTTCCAAGTTGCCAATCACAAGCTCACTGTAGTCGCCGCTGATGCATCTTATGTGAAGCCCTTTACCACCTCGGTACTCATGCTCGGACCGGGACAAACAACTGATGTCTTGATCACTGCTGATCAGGCACCAGCCAGATATTACATCGCCGCACGCGCGTATGCCAGTGCTCAAGGTGCGCCGTTTGACAATACCACCACAACAGCTATTCTTGAATACAAATCCGCACCTTGCCCTGCTAAAGGAGTCTCGGTTAAACCAATCATGCCTATCCTGCCGGCGTTCAATGACACCGCCACAGCCACAGCCTTCACATCAAGCTTCAGAAGCCCAAGACAAGTCCCAGTTCCCACTGACATTGATGAAAATCTCTTCATTACAGCTGGTCTAGGACTCAACAACTGTCCCCCTGGTTCCAGGCCTAGGAACTGCCAAGGTCCAAACGGAACTAGATTTGCTGCCAGCATGAACAATATATCATTCCAGCTCCCATCGACCTTTTCCTTGTTGCAAGCACATCAACAAGGTATACGAGGAGTTTTCACAAGCGACTTCCCAAAAAATCCACCACTGAAGTTCGACTACACGGGTAACGTAAGCCGGTCGATATGGCAACCCATTCCGGGAACCAAGGTGTACAGACTAAAATACGGGGCTACGGTGCAAGTAGTCTTACAGGGAACAAATATATTCACATCTGAGAACCACCCGATTCATCTTCACGGGTATGATTTTTACATACTTGCCGAGGGCTTCGGTAATTTCAATCCAAGAAAGGACACGGCAAAATTCAACCTCATTGATCCACCTCTACGAAATACAGCGAGTTTGCCCGTTGGCGGATGGACAGTGATCAGATTCGTCGCTGATAACCCAG GAGTGTGGCTGTTCCACTGTCACCTGGATGTCCACATCAACTGGGGCCTGGCCATGGCTTTCCTGGTGGAAAATGGTGTCGGCGAATTGGAAACTTTAGAGCACCCTCCAGCTGATCTTCCTGTCTGCTGA
- the LOC142548750 gene encoding DEAD-box ATP-dependent RNA helicase 18 — MDSNANLNKALTSTRFSDLTPPLSQPVLEALDREAFEFCTPVQVATIPLLCSYKDVAVDAATGSGKTLAFVIPVVEILRRASAPKPHQVMGVIISPTRELSSQIFKVAEPFVSTLLNMRPVLLVGGAEVKADVTKIEEEGANLLIGTPGRLNDIMERMDILDFRSLEILILDEADRLLDMGFQKQINSIISRLPKLRRTGLFSATQTEAVEELSKAGLRNPVRVEVRAEVKTSNNSLSSQQITSAKTPSGLHIEYIECEAEKKSSQLIDILVKNKTRKLIIYFMTCACVDYWGTVLPRLSVLKDFSLISLHGKMKQVAREKALDLFTSLSSGILLCTDVAARGLDIPGVDCIIQYDPPQDPNVFVHRVGRTARMGRQGSAIVFLLPKEEAYIEFLRLRRVPLEGTKCSDEAPDIIPQIRAAAKRDRDIMEKGLRAFVSYVRAYKEHHCSYIFRWKELEIGKLGMGFGLLQLPSIPEVKHYSLSIEGFVPVEDVKLDEIKFKDKSREKQRKKNLEAKRAAKELEQKQKKLRAVSKPITPVTRKKTAKQRRAAQSAEDADELANEYRLLKKLKKGKIDENQYAKLTGTEDLL, encoded by the exons ATGGATTCTAACGCGAACCTAAACAAGGCCTTAACCAGTACCAGGTTTTCGGACCTCACGCCGCCGCTGTCGCAACCGGTTTTAGAGGCCCTTGATCGTGAAGCCTTCGAGTTTTGTACCCCTGTTCAAGTCGCAACAATTCCATTGCTCTGCAGCTACAAAGATGTGGCTGTCGACGCCGCAACTGGCTCTGGCAAAACCCTAGCCTTCGTTATACCCGTTGTCGAAATCCTCCGCCGTGCTTCTGCTCCCAAACCGCACCAG gtgatgggagtAATTATTTCTCCTACTAGGGAGTTGTCCTCGCAGATATTTAAGGTTGCGGAGCCATTTGTCTCCACTTTGCTAAATATGAGGCCAGTGCTGTTAGTTGGGGGAGCGGAAGTGAAAGCTGATGTGACGAAGATAGAAGAGGAAGGAGCAAATTTGTTAATTGGGACACCTGGAAGATTGAATGATATTATGGAGCGGATGGATATATTGGATTTTCGTAGCCTTGAG ATACTTATTTTAGATGAAGCTGATAGGCTGTTAGATATGGGATTCCAGAAGCAGATAAATTCTATTATATCTCGCTTACCAAAGCTACGGAGAACTGGCCTCTTTTCGGCTACTCAAACTGAGGCAGTTGAAGAGCTATCTAAGGCAGGATTGCGAAATCCTGTAAGGGTTGAAGTTCGAGCTGAAGTAAAAACATCAAACAATTCATTATCATCTCAACAAATCACTTCTGCAAAAACACCTTCAGGACTGCATATTGAG TATATTGAATGTGAAGCGGAAAAGAAATCTTCCCAGCTCATTGATATCCTTGTTAAGAATAAAACTCGAAAATTGATAAT CTATTTCATGACTTGTGCATGTGTTGATTACTGGGGCACTGTACTTCCACGCCTTTCTGTTCTTAAGGATTTCTCTTTAATCTCTCTTCATGGAAAGATGAAGCAG GTTGCAAGAGAGAAAGCATTAGACTTATTTACATCTTTGTCCAGCGGCATTCTTCTTTGCACTGATGTAGCAGCACGTGGTCTTGACATTCCCGGTGTCGACTGTATTATACAG TATGACCCTCCTCAGGACCCGAATGTGTTTGTGCACAGGGTTGGTCGAACTGCTAGGATGGGCCGGCAAGGAAGTGCAATTGTCTTCTTGTTGCCAAAG GAGGAAGCCTATATAGAGTTCCTTAGATTAAGGAGAGTTCCACTTGAAGGTACAAAATGCTCTGATGAAGCTCCTGACATTATTCCTCAG ATTCGTGCTGCAGCTAAAAGAGATCGTGACATCATGGAAAAAGGACTCCGAGCTTTTGTATCTTATGTCCGTGCCTATAAGGAACATCACTGTTCTTATATCTTCAG ATGGAAAGAACTTGAAATTGGGAAGTTGGGTATGGGATTTGGCTTGTTGCAGCTCCCTTCGATACCTGAAGTGAAGCATTACTCTCTTTCTATTGAAGGTTTTGTCCCGGTTGAAGATGTAAAACTGGATGAAATCAAATTCAA GGATAAATCTCGTGAGAAACAACGAAAGAAAAACTTGGAAGCAAAAAGAGCTGCGAAAGAGCTAGAACAAAAACAGAAGAAACTGAGAGCTGTCTCAAAACCTATAACCCCTGTTACGAGGAAGAAAACAGCCAAGCAACGGCGTGCTGCCCAGTCAGCTGAAGACGCAGATGAGCTGGCCAACGAGTATCGACTGCTGAAGAAGCTGAAAAAGGGCAAGATCGACGAAAATCAGTACGCAAAACTAACTGGAACAGAGGATCTGCTTTAA